A portion of the Amia ocellicauda isolate fAmiCal2 chromosome 22, fAmiCal2.hap1, whole genome shotgun sequence genome contains these proteins:
- the LOC136717755 gene encoding solute carrier family 46 member 2 yields MGGFLTLVEPVVIINTVGSSFYDAALTLAVYNSSMETAQGQSDRAQTLSSRFFLIYGSLTSLLSLVSTVPLGRLADRRGQRVLLVVPQVGSILSKSFLLLFLLFRLPLWVLHLGSALHGLSGGSPAYWGGVVSVAALRSERRVRSLRLNTVEFFSGVAGVAGGLMSGYIYRIGQSGVALSATGLLVCATGLLYSAFLLRYPQPSSAEEPGGNGILADYTEAGRIDLGAVALLFSAMILFVLGMCGAENVLCLYVLKPPLSWDSVWAGYGRAATNAMYLSSFLGVLALSQWLSDPALILLGIVSNCTGMAVLAFAQQSWVYFLARGIMMFACIPMPTIKSQLSKILDAQLYGRVFGWLQSSLALTDVVSTVLFTSIYPFTLDSFSGFCFLLSCIISYLSAVPILYLNWRGSRQGYTVISGNDSPHYAINNTDP; encoded by the exons ATGGGTGGCTTTCTGACCTTGGTGGAGCCTGTGGTCATCATCAACACGGTGGGCAGCTCTTTCTACGATGCGGCTCTGACGCTGGCGGTCTACAACAGCAGCATGGAGACGGCGCAGGGCCAGAGTGACCGGGCGCAAACTCTCTCCTCCCGCTTCTTCCTCATCTACGGCTCCTTGACTTCCCTCCTGTCCCTGGTCTCCACCGTGCCCCTCGGCCGACTGGCAGATCGCCGGGGGCAGCGGGTGTTATTGGTGGTGCCCCAGGTGGGCTCCATCCTCAGCAAGTCCTTCCTGctccttttcctgctcttccgGCTGCCTCTCTGGGTGTTACACCTGGGCTCGGCCCTGCACGGCCTCAGCGGAGGCTCCCCGGCCTACTGGGGCGGAGTGGTGTCAGTGGCGGCGCTGCGGTCTGAGAGGCGGGTGCGGAGTTTGCGTCTGAACACGGTGGAGTTTTTCAGCGGTGTGGCGGGGGTTGCCGGGGGACTGATGTCGGGTTACATCTACCGGATTGGCCAATCTGGCGTTGCTCTAAGCGCTACAGGTTTGCTAGTGTGCGCCACTGGGCTCCTTTACTCTGCGTTTCTCCTCCGGTACCCTCAGCCTTCGAGCGCCGAGGAGCCAGGCGGGAATGGGATCTTGGCAGACTATACTGAGGCGGGGAGGATAGACTTGGGTGCCGTGGCTCTCCTATTCAGCGCCATGATCCTGTTCGTGCTGGGCATGTGTGGCGCCGAGAACGTGCTGTGCCTCTACGTGCtgaagcctcccctctcctgggaCTCGGTGTGGGCTGGCTACGGGCGGGCCGCTACCAATGCCATGTACCTGAGCAGCTTCCTGGGCGTACTGGCGCTCTCCCAGTGGCTCAGTGACCCCGCCCTCATCCTCCTGGGCATCGTCTCCAATTGCACTGGCATGGCCGTCCTGGCGTTCGCCCAACAAAGTTGGGTCTACTTCTTGG CACGTGGCATCATGATGTTTGCCTGTATCCCGATGCCCACCATCAAATCCCAGCTCTCCAAGATCTTGGATGCACAATTGTATG GGCGTGTGTTtggttggctgcagtcgagtcTGGCTCTGACTGACGTTGTGTCCACGGTCCTCTTCACCTCGATCTACCCTTTCACCCTGGACTCGTTCAGCGGCTTTtgcttcctg